One stretch of Vulpes lagopus strain Blue_001 chromosome 12, ASM1834538v1, whole genome shotgun sequence DNA includes these proteins:
- the TMEM235 gene encoding transmembrane protein 235: MARLGALLLAAALGALLSFALLVAAVASDYWYVLEVADAGNRTQRLSSHSGLWRVCEGQNSCIPLIDPFASENLDVPTSVRHLISLHRAVMVVLPLSLVLVVCGWICGLFSSLAQSVLLLLFTGCYFLLGGALTLVGISVYISYSHLAFAETARQFGPRQVQHVRVGFGWSLALAWGSCASEVLSGILLLTAARALRLSRQRGGPHSVAV, translated from the exons ATGGCTCGGCTGGGCGCGCTGCTGCTGGCCGCAGCCCTGGGCGCGCTGCTCAGCTTTGCGCTGCTGGTGGCCGCGGTGGCCAGCGACTACTGGTACGTCCTGGAGGTGGCGGATGCCGGCAACCGCACGCAGCGGCTGTCCTCGCACTCCGGGCTCTGGCGCGTCTGCGAAG GGCAAAATAGCTGCATCCCACTGATCGACCCCTTTGCCAGCGAGAACCTGGATGTCCCCACCTCAGTACGGCACCTCATCT CCCTGCACCGAGCTGTCATGGTGGTCCTGCCCCTGAGCCTCGTCCTCGTGGTGTGTGGCTGGATCTGCGGCCTCTTCAGTTCCCTGGCACAGAGCGTCCTGCTGCTTCTCTTCACCGGCTGCTACTTCTTGCTGGGAG gtgccctgaccctGGTGGGCATCAGCGTCTACATCAGCTACTCACACCTGGCCTTCGCCGAGACCGCCCGCCAGTTCGGCCCCCGGCAGGTGCAGCACGTCCGCGTCGGCTTCGGCTGGtccctggccctggcctggggCTCGTGCGCCTCGGAGGTGCTCAGTGGCATCCTTCTACTCACAGCAGCCCGCGCCCTCCGCCTGAGCCGGCAGCGGGGGGGCCCCCACTCGGTGGCCGTCTGA
- the LOC121472575 gene encoding probable low-specificity L-threonine aldolase 2 translates to MLRGLARAAAQRYGAPRPRGCGSGAGVPVHQVDLRSDTVTKPGPAMRRAMAEAVVGDDDYGEDPTVRELQEKAAKLLGVERTLFVPTNTMANLISVMGHCQRRGSQLLLGQECHLHVYEQGGVAQIAGVHSHPLPDLPHGTLDLAELERMVTRGLGSPYHPVCELICLENTHSSSGGRVLPIDYLRQVHRLAQSYGVRVHLDGARLMNAAVALRVSPARIVEHCDSVSLCFSKGLGAPVGALVGGPKDFIEGAWRLRKALGGGMRQAGVLAAAALVGLADAEEVLLRDHQNAQRFARGLQELASPICSVDVAAVETNMVMVTVDGLAPEELCRRLRVVSAAEVAQTGRAVRVLLFPWSERSVRAVWHRDVSAQDTELALRKWEFVLRQLGP, encoded by the exons ATGCTCCGCGGACTGGCCCGGGCCGCGGCCCAGCGCTACGGGGCCCCCCGGCCGCGGGGGTGTGGGagcggggcgggggtcccggtGCACCAGGTGGACCTGCGCAGCGACACGGTGACCAAGCCCGGGCCGGCCATGAGGCGCGCCATGGCCGAGGCGGTCGTGGGGGACGACGACTACGGCGAGGACCCCACGGTCCGCG AGCTGCAGGAAAAGGCCGCCAAGCTGCTGGGGGTGGAGCGGACCCTGTTTGTGCCTACCAACACCATGGCCAACCTCATCTCTG TGATGGGTCACTGCCAGCGCAGGGGCTCCCAGCTCCTCCTCGGGCAGGAGTGCCACCTCCACGTCTACGAGCAGGGCGGGGTGGCTCAG ATCGCTGGGGTGcactcccaccccctcccagacCTACCCCATGGCACCCTGGACCTGGCTGAGCTGGAGAGGATGGTCACACGGGGCCTGGGGAGCCCCTACCACCCGGTCTGTGAGCTCATTTGCCTGGAGAACACCCACAGCAGCTCGGGGGGTCGGGTCCTCCCCATCGACTACCTACGCCAG GTGCACCGCCTGGCCCAGAGCTACGGGGTCCGGGTCCACCTGGACGGGGCCCGGCTGATGAATGCTGCGGTGGCTCTGCGTGTGTCCCCCGCCCGCATCGTGGAGCACTGcgactctgtgtctctctgtttctccaaG ggcctgggcGCACCCGTGGGGGCCTTGGTTGGGGGACCCAAGGACTTCATTGAAGGAGCCTGGCGCCTCCGGAAAGCCCTGGGCGGAGGGATGCGCCAGGCCGGGGTGCTGGCGGCAGCCGCCCTAGTAGGACTGGCGGACGCCGAGGAGGTACTGCTGAGAGACCACCAGAACGCTCAGAGATTCGCCAGAG ggctccaggagcTGGCGTCCCCCATCTGCTCCGTGGACGTCGCCGCTGTGGAGACGAACATGGTGATGGTGACGGTGGACGGGCTGGCGCCCGAGGAGCTCTGCCGGCGTCTGCGGGTCGTGAGCGCTGCCGAGGTGGCCCAGACCGGGCGCGCGGTGCGCGTGCTGCTGTTCCCCTGGAGCGAGCGGTCGGTGCGCGCCGTGTGGCACCGCGACGTCTCCGCGCAGGACACCGAGCTGGCGCTGAGGAAGTGGGAGTTCGTGCTGAGGCAGCTGGGGCCCTGA